In Helianthus annuus cultivar XRQ/B chromosome 8, HanXRQr2.0-SUNRISE, whole genome shotgun sequence, a single genomic region encodes these proteins:
- the LOC110869788 gene encoding glutathione S-transferase T3-like: protein MMMMKSSPNRHLKNSTEKKNRGKGKAVEIQSDTAKKSGSRAKARTWTKVEEEALAITYVKASTCPIVGNNQTGSGFWSACTDRFNNLMGEGPYRDLESVSGKWRKMNKCVNDFIGIYNPLYINRPSGSSDEDVLNLAMARWETKNPPFPHLRAWNILKKEPKWAPIPNEVATAKRTKTSESGSYSAGGSTARCQIDINDEPEYEEEPVHEIERPGGRDKVKKEAAAKQRGRLEWRGRLGWRWRLEGFIENGRVNFRILFV, encoded by the exons atgatgatgatgaagtcgtCCCCGAATCGCCACCTAAAGAACTCAACCGAAAAAAAAAACAGGGGGAAGGGGAAGGCCGTTGAAATCCAATCCGACACCGCAAAAAAAAGCGGTTCGAGAGCAAAGGCGAGAACGTGGACAAAAGTAGAGGAGGAGGCGCTAGCAATAACGTATGTTAAGGCCTCAACTTGCCCGATTGTCG ggaACAATCAAACGGGTTCTGGTTTTTGGTCGGCATGTACGGATAGATTTAATAACCTTATGGGGGAAGGCCCCTACCGTGATCTCGAATCCGTTTCGGGCAAGTGGCGGAAAATGAACAAGTGCGTGAATGATTTTATCGGGATTTATAACCCACTTTACATCAACCGTCCTAGTGGGAGTAGCGACGAGGACGTTCTTAACCTTGCGATGGCTAGATGGGAAACAAAAAATCCTCCTTTCCCACACCTCCGAGCATGGAACATTTTAAAGAAAGAACCTAAATGGGCGCCGATTCCAAATGAGGTCGCAACCGCCAAACGTACTAAAACTTCCGAGTCCGGAAGTTATAGTGCGGGAGGCTCCACCGCTCGTTGTCAAATCGACATAAACGACGAACCGGAATATGAAGAGGAGCCCGTTCACGAGATCGAACGTCCCGGCGGAAGGGACAAAGTAAAAAAAGAGGCGGCCGCAAAGCAAAGGGGCCGGCTCGAGTGGAGGGGGCGGCTCGGGTGGAGGTGGCGGCTCGAAGGCTTCATCGAAAATGGACGAGTTAATTTCCGAATTCTGTTCGTTTAA